The DNA sequence GGTCGACGTGGCACACCTGCCCGGAGGCGTGCACGCCGGCATCGGTCCGACCGGCCACGGTCAGCCCGGTCACCGCCTCCGGGCCGAAGATCCGGTGCAGGGCCTCGGCCAGGACACCAGCCACGGTACGGCGACCGGGCTGCGCCGCCCAACCGGAGAAATCGGTGCCGTCGTACGCCACATCAAGCCGTACCCGGATCCGTCCGTCCACTTCGTACTCCCGATATGGTCCGGGCCCGGCACCCCAGAGAGGGTGCCGGGCCCGGTGTGCCTGCTGGGCGGATTACTTGGTGTCTTCGCCCTCGGCCTTGTCGCCCGGGCCCTCCGCGCCGTGGTCACCGGACGCCGACTCCGGCGCCTCGGCGTCCTGGTCCGCGTTGGCTTCGGCCGGCTTGGTCGCGGGCTTCTCCTCCTCGGCGGGGGCGAGCGCCTCGACCTTGTCCTGCTGGGCCGCCTTGCGGGCGGCCGCCTTCTTGCCGCCGGCGGGCGCCGCGACGACCAGTTCCTCGACCAGCTCGATGATCGCCATCGGGGCGGCGTCACCCTTGCGCGGACCGGTCTTCACGATCCGGGTGTAGCCACCGGGACGGTTGGCGTAGCGCGGGGCGATCTGGTCGAACAGCGTGTAGACCACGTCCTTGTCGCGTACGACGGTCAGCACCCGCCGACGCGCGGCCAGGTCACCGCGCTTGGCCTTGGTGATGAGCTGTTCCGCGAGCGGACGCAGC is a window from the Polymorphospora rubra genome containing:
- the rplQ gene encoding 50S ribosomal protein L17 — protein: MPTPTKGPRLGGSPAHERLILANLATALFQHGKIRTTESKAKRLRPLAEQLITKAKRGDLAARRRVLTVVRDKDVVYTLFDQIAPRYANRPGGYTRIVKTGPRKGDAAPMAIIELVEELVVAAPAGGKKAAARKAAQQDKVEALAPAEEEKPATKPAEANADQDAEAPESASGDHGAEGPGDKAEGEDTK